A region of Haliotis asinina isolate JCU_RB_2024 chromosome 7, JCU_Hal_asi_v2, whole genome shotgun sequence DNA encodes the following proteins:
- the LOC137291753 gene encoding ras-related protein Rab-1A-like isoform X1 gives MSSQLPEPEYTFKILIIGDSGVGKSALLLRFTENTYLERFNTTIGVDFKFRTIFVEDKAVKLQIWDTSGQERFRAITSSYYRNIQGIIIMYDITSQTSFDNIERWIHQCDQYSTEGVNKMIVGNKTDLDKSRVVPECTAKEFAECRGMPYLETSVKENSQVDEVFCILAEDIINSWDMVTDIDETCDPNITLSANGPVRKPCCRV, from the exons AGAGTATACCTTCAAGATACTTATTATAGGAGACTCCGGGGTTGGGAAGTCGGCCCTTCTTCTCCGGTTCACG GAGAACACGTACCTAGAGAGATTCAACACCACCATTGGAGTGGATTTT AAATTCAGAACGATATTTGTGGAAGACAAAGCGGTCAAACTTCAGATC TGGGATACAAGTGGACAAGAACGGTTCCGTGCAATTACATCCAGTTACTACAGGAACATCCAGggcatcatcatcatgtacGACATCACGAGTCAG ACATCATTCGACAACATTGAGAGGTGGATTCATCAGTGTGACCAATACTCCACAGAAGGGGTCAACAAGATGATCGTAGGGAACAAGACAGACCTGGACAAAAGCAGGGTTGTTCCTGAGTGCACAGCCAAG GAGTTTGCAGAATGTCGCGGCATGCCGTACCTGGAAACCAGCGTGAAGGAAAATAGTCAGGTGGACGAGGTCTTTTGTATCCTAGCCGAGGACATCATCAACAGCTGGGACATGGTCACCGACATAGATGAAACATGTGACCCAAACATAACGTTATCTGCTAACGGCCCAGTCCGGAAGCCTTGTTGTCGCGTTTGA
- the LOC137291753 gene encoding ras-related protein Rab-1A-like isoform X2 — MSSQLPEPEYTFKILIIGDSGVGKSALLLRFTENTYLERFNTTIGVDFKFRTIFVEDKAVKLQIWDTSGQERFRAITSSYYRNIQGIIIMYDITSQTSFDNIERWIHQCDQYSTEGVNKMIVGNKTDLDKSRVVPECTAKVRHLYRSLQNVAACRTWKPA; from the exons AGAGTATACCTTCAAGATACTTATTATAGGAGACTCCGGGGTTGGGAAGTCGGCCCTTCTTCTCCGGTTCACG GAGAACACGTACCTAGAGAGATTCAACACCACCATTGGAGTGGATTTT AAATTCAGAACGATATTTGTGGAAGACAAAGCGGTCAAACTTCAGATC TGGGATACAAGTGGACAAGAACGGTTCCGTGCAATTACATCCAGTTACTACAGGAACATCCAGggcatcatcatcatgtacGACATCACGAGTCAG ACATCATTCGACAACATTGAGAGGTGGATTCATCAGTGTGACCAATACTCCACAGAAGGGGTCAACAAGATGATCGTAGGGAACAAGACAGACCTGGACAAAAGCAGGGTTGTTCCTGAGTGCACAGCCAAGGTCAGGCATTTGTACAG GAGTTTGCAGAATGTCGCGGCATGCCGTACCTGGAAACCAGCGTGA